From a region of the Balaenoptera acutorostrata chromosome 14, mBalAcu1.1, whole genome shotgun sequence genome:
- the LOC130704797 gene encoding peptidyl-prolyl cis-trans isomerase FKBP1A-like codes for MLEDGKKFDSSRDRNKPFKFVLGKQEVIRGWEEGVAQMSVGQRAKLTISPDYAYGATGHPGIIPPNATLVFDVELLKLE; via the coding sequence ATGCTTGAAGATGGAAAGAAATTCGATTCCTCCCGGGACAGAAACAAGCCCTTTAAGTTTGTGCTGGGTAAGCAGGAGGTGATCCGAGGCTGGGAAGAAGGGGTTGCCCAGATGAGCGTGGGTCAGAGAGCCAAGCTGACTATCTCCCCAGACTATGCCTATGGCGCCACTGGGCACCCAGGCATCATCCCGCCAAATGCCACTCTCGTCTTTGATGTGGAGCTTCTAAAACTGGAATGA